DNA from Gracilinanus agilis isolate LMUSP501 chromosome 3, AgileGrace, whole genome shotgun sequence:
NNNNNNNNNNNNNNNNNNNNNNNNNNNNNNNNNNNNNNNNNNNNNNNNNNNNNNNNNNNNNNNNNNNNNNNNNNNNNNNNNNNNNNNNNNNNNNNNNNNNNNNNNNNNNNNNNNNNNNNNNNNNNNNNNNNNNNNNNNNNNNNNNNNNNNNNNNNNNNNNNNNNNNNNNNNNNNNNNNNNNNNNNNNNNNNNNNNNNNNNNNNNNNNNNNNNNNNNNNNNNNNNNNNNNNNNNNNNNNNNNNNNNNNNNNNNNNNNNNNNNNNNNNNNNNNNNNNNNNNNNNNNNNNNNNNNNNNNNNNNNNNNNNNNNNNNNNNNNNNNNNNNNNNNNNNNNNNNNNNNNNNNNNNNNNNNNNNNNNNNNNNNNNNNNNNNNNNNNNNNNNNNNNNNNNNNNNNNNNNNNNNNNNNNNNNNNNNNNNNNNNNNNNNNNNNNNNNNNNNNNNNNNNNNNNNNNNNNNNNNNNNNNNNNNNNNNNNNNNNNNNNNNNNNNNNNNNNNNNNNNNNNNNNNNNNNNNNNNNNNNNNNNNNNNNNNNNNNNNNNNNNNNNNNNNNNNNNNNNNNNNNNNNNNNNNNNNNNNNNNagagagagagagagagagagagagagagagagagagagagagagagagagagagagagagagaaaggggcacTCAGAAATGTTCCAGGGCTCCCAGCCCGAGTCCTCTTTCCACTTTAGCCTGATCAAATCTAGCTAAATTGTTCTTAGGTGCCATCTTAGCTATTAAGATAATaaatttcaagctggaagggacctcagaggtcatcttgtctcCACCAACCTCATTTCAGAGACAGAAGACTAAGGTCTAGGAAGTTTAAGTGTTTTATTCAAGGTCTCACAGATATTAATAATGACCCTCCAGTATTTCACTTACTTTCAACCAGGACCTGTGGTTTCATGAGTGCAGGGATTTTCTATGGAGGAAATCCCCTTTCCTAATTCTTAGATTGTTGTGtggggtggggcagctagatggcacagtggatagaataccaggcctggagttgaaaggacttgggttcaactctggtctcagccatttcctaggtgtgtgaccctgggcaagtcacttaactccattggccaggcctttgcccttctgtcttagagtctttactaagacagaaagtaagtttctcttttttgtttgttttttaaagattgttacctggggcactgagaaatAAATggctcatccaaggtcacacagtatttGTCAGAAGCTAAATCTTTCTGGGTCCAAGACTGGCTTTCACATTTCTATACTATTCtaaagtttgaaaagtgctttatagaagtgatcttatttgatcttaaAGTCACTCTGTGAGagaggtactgttattatccccattttacagatgagaaaatgagctGAGAGAATTAATGAGTTAGCATCAGGTCCCAACAATTGCTATGTGCAAGGCAgggtctgaactcaggtcttcagagTTCTATTCACTGTATGATGAGGATTGAGCTCAGTCCCTTGAATGCCAACCAGGGCCCTTTTTCACTGACCCAAACTGCCTCCCAGAAAGGTGTGCCACACTCTATAGGAGAGAGATGGCGTGATGAACCAGTGTGTATGTGGGAGAGTAGGTGTGCAACACCTTCCCCTGAGTTACTCAGATGATTCTCAGGAGTCTTAGTTCCCAGGGCTCCCATTCTCTGATCTATCattgaaggaaccttagaaatcagtCACTAAGCCCAACTCCCTCTTTACTgagaattaattaaattaaagccCAAAGAAAGCCCCAAAGACAATGGCAGAGATCAGGACTGGAACTCGGGTCCCTTTGCTATCGAGGCTTGCTTTATTCCACTACTCCAGGAAGACACCATGAGGCAGGTACATCCTTAGACTCTGGCAGAGGCCCCATTGCCCTGATCAAGGACCCTGCTATCTTCTAAGCCAGATATCGGAAGGGAAATTGTCAGCTTTGattccccctccttcccctgtctccCTTGTTCATTCTCCTTGGCTAGGAGTTCCTTATCAGATGGGTGACTGCACAGGAAATCTTACCTGGCAGGCGGGTAAACACAATTTACAAACCATGGGGAGCCATCAAGGTCACAGAGAGAGAGCTGTTTTGATTCTCTTCTCTGCCCCTATTGTGAGAGCTAAGACAGCACCCTCCCCCCATTTATTTAGACTTACTCATCCTTCTATGAAGAGCAGAGATGCAGGCCCCATCCCCCAGGAGTCCCAAAATGgctttctcccctcctttccccccacccatatTGGCTTGCCCAGTATACAGAGTCCCTGTTTAAGAGGCCAcggctcctctgggagtcaagaTCTCTCCCCTGTGGAGTGGGGATCCATTAATTCTGTAGGAATGATAGGAGATGGAGACTGGCGAGAGGGACTGAACGGGTTGTTTGCTGGTCTAGGGAACTCCTAGATAAGTAAATTCCCTTTGCCACTGAAGGGCAGCACCCGCTTGGGAATGGCTGCTCTTGGAGAGTTAGCTCAAGCCCTCaggggcttgcccagggccaaacaGAGATGTGACACTACTTGACAGAGGCAGGCCCTGAGCCCAAATTTTCCTCGATTCCAGGACAGCTCTCTCTATCTCATCATGTTGTCTCAACCATGAAAATGAGAGCTGGCTAGTAGGCTAGTAGAGCTGGCAGGAGCTGTCTAGTCTAGAGAGGGCTACGAGTCAGGGCATCTGAGTCTGCCActgacttgctgtgtgactttaaccaagtcacaatctctctgggcttcaactACCTCTCCATCAAAATGGGTGTTGTAAAATGACCCCAAAGGTCCCTTcgaatctagagcagtgatggcaaaccttttagagactgagtgcccaaactgtgcCCTCATGTGACATCTGAGCtgccctcttaccccagacaggggtggGAGGCagcgttcccattgggctgctgagtagAGGGGCGGATGAAATGAAAATGTCTTCAGACGAcatggagaggagaagaggagcaGCGCCCCCAACTccggcacacgtgccataggtttgccaacatggctctagaGTCAATAAGTAAACATAAGCAAAAACAGTACAGGTCTTCTGGGGAAGAcagatatgtatagatataggAATACACAAAATAGGCTGAAGGTAAGGAAGGGCACTAAGAgctggggtaggggtgggggaatCAGAAAAAGTCTTATTTAAAAGGTAACAGTTGACTGAGTCTCTTGGAGGCAGGGTAGAGGGCAGAAGGGAAATTATTATAGGCTGTGCTAAGGCATGGGGACAGAAGCCAGAATGTCATCATGAAGGGCAGCATCAAGGCCAGTAGGGGAGGACTGGAGACTTTGtgaaagagggaaatgtggaataAATCTGGAGAGGTAAGTTGAAGTCAGATTGTGAGGAGCTTCGAATGCCAAGTCTAATTTGTGGATAAATCAATAAATGACCTGTGAAAAATATATGGCACAGTGCTTGTGAAATTCTGTAACAGTGAGCACATAAGATAAAGACAAGAGCTTGTACTAGAGGGGAAGAAATGTTCCTCTTGGTCAGAGTTCTTTGGTCTACGTGCCTTTCTGTCCTGTAGCAaccagggaaggagaaagggtaaTACTTGGGAGTGGAAGAACAGATGGAAAAGGACCTGGAAGCTTGGAGAAGGGTCAGAAAAGTAGGATATTACATCAATTCTGACTTAGCTCTCTCTGACTACTGAACCATGTTCCCCAAGTCTGTGCTGCAGCCTGTGTTATTGTGTTCTCTGCTGAAGTCAGTGagcagctatgtggtacagtggctagggatgggcctggaggcaggaagattcatcttcctgaattgaaactcatccttagacacttcctagttgtgtgaccctgggcaggtcacttaactctgtttacttcattttcctcatctacagagggaagtggcaaaccactccaattctttgtcaagaaagccccaaatggggtcacaaagaggagGACATGGCTGAAATGAATGAGAGTAACAACTGGAAATCAGTAGATACCGTTGCCTTTCTAGAACAGACTTTGAGATCCACCTGTCTATTGTTTTtaagaaactcttaccttctgtcttagaactgatattaagtatcagtatctaggcagaagagaggtgagggccaagcaactggggttaagtgacttgcccagggtcacacagctaggaagtatctgagctcaaatttgaacccaggacctcccatctctagacttgattttcaatccactgagccacctaactgccccatccCAATGCCACCTGTTCCCTATCACCACACCACCCCCAACCAAGGAAATCTTAAAGGGCTATTTGAATTTGAATGATTATTATGAGCCCTTTCCTGGCTCTGAATTCTTTATAATATACTAATGTGTCATGAACATGATCTTGTCTGTTCAGGAGAGGCCATTTAAAATTTAGTTAAATCTTAAGATtatctgaggctcagaaattagGCTTGGTAGCAGAGGTGGGTCTTTGTGATCCTAGCTCTGGTGTTCTCTCCACTAGGCTTCCCTGCCTCAGCACTTGGTCCATGTCTCTTAAAATCTTCacatttttgggggcagctgggtagctcagtggatggagagccaggcctagagacaggaggtcctaggttcaaatctggcctcagacacttcccagctgtgtgaccctgggcaagtcacttgacccccattgcctacccttaccgatcttccacctataagtcaatacacagaagttaagggtttaaaaaaaaaaaatcttcacattttttccttcagTGTGGTTGCTTGTATCTTAGCTGCTCAATAGACTCTACATTTCGAAAGAGAAGGAACTGCTTTATTTGGTCCCTCCCTATAGCTAGGAGCTGTGATTATCTCTATGTGGGAACCCTCTCTGCCTCCAGAAATCGCAGCTGGTCCACAATCCCTGCAGGGTTCTGGAGAGGTTCCTGAGGCTCAGACAGGTTAAATATCCAGTCCATGATATcaggggtgggatttgaatttaggattttCTGGCTCAAAATCCAGCATGAAAATCCTCTCCGAGGAAGGGTTTCAAGATGGAAAGGCTGTGAGAGGACACGGCCTGAAACTCTAGCCACCATTTAAGCTGGAGAGCTCTGCTAAGGATCAAACTAGGTAGCACTAGAAAAGacataaaggaaaaatcaaagctTCCTATGGCGGGGATACTCCTACCCAGAGGTCTGGCTCTCATGCATATGGTTTCAGGAGACTGAGCTgggccttagaggccatctagtcattAGCAGAGCTCTCCAGCTTAAAAGGGCCTCCGAGATCAGGCATCTAGGTGATATGGTGGATAGAGTTTCAGGCTAGAGTGAAAAAGACTGATCTTCCCAAGTTTAACTCTGACCTctgatactagctgtatgaccctgggcaagtcacttaaccctgttggcctcaatttcctcatttgccaactgagaggagaaagaaatggcaaaccactccagtatctttgccatgaaaaccccaaacagagtcacaaaaagtcagacccGGCTGAAAGCGGTGAATGATAGGGATCATTTGACAGTAgaggaaaccgagacccagagaggagaagtgaattgcccaaagtcacaaagtttGAATCCTGAGACTCAAACTCTGGGCACCATACTCCTTCTCTCAATGGAACTTCTTTGTTACCAAATTTCCCCATCCCTTGGCAGATGCTATCTGGCTCCCTTACAGGAGAAGCCTGTTTCCGGTGGTTCCCCGGGTACACGGGACTGGAGGCTCAGAAATGACaggtacagtgcctggtacatagcagagAGTCAGGCAAAGTCATGTATTAAgatcctactatgtgctgggcatacAATGTAAGACAAATGACAGTCCCTGATCCCCCGGAGTTCACTGATGGGTCTGACAACACCTTAATTAAGAACTATAAGCTAAatacagagaagggagaagacTTTAAGGTAACGTGGAAGTGGGGAAAGCTTCTAGGAGAAGTCAGAGGAttttagctgagccttgaaggaagccagagaagccaagatGTGGGgataaaggagggagagagttccagtGACGACGACAGGAGTCAGGAGGTAAGAAGTAACCCTAGCGAGGAATAGCAAGGACGCAGAGGCCAGTGTAACTTCCTAAACTTGAAGAACTGGGTGGCCCACTATGGATCCCCAAAGCTCTCGGCTCCCTGGACTCATTCTGGTCCCCTCTCCGCGGACCTGTCCCCTCCCCCAGACATCCTGACCGCCccagtccctccctccctcactcacCCTTGGGCAGCTTGGACGCATTGTCTTGGAGCCAGGAGAAGAGCTGGGCAAACTCGCAGTCGCAGAGCCACGGATTGCCGTCCAGGCGCAGGGTCCGCAAGGAGGGCAGGGCGGCCAGGGCGGCCACGTTGAGGCTCCGGAGGTCGTTATCGTTGAGCTCCAGCACCTGGAGCGACTCCAGGCTCTCGAAGGCGGCCTCGTCTACGCCGGCTAGGCGGTTGTTGGCCAAACTGAGCTTGAGCAGCTTGGCGGCCGAGCGGAAGGTGCCGGCCCCCAGCTCGGTCAGGTTGTTGTAACTCAGGTCCAGGAAGATGAGCTTGGCCGAGCCGCTGAAGGCGCCCTCCTGCAGCGAGCTCAGCGAGTTGTTCCTGAAGTCCAGGTAGACCAGGTCCCCGTAAAAGATGAAGAAGTCGGCCGGGATGGCCTCGATGTGGTTGTCCGCCACCAGCAGCTTCCGCACGTCCAGGGGGAAGGCGCTCGGCACGCTGGGCAGCCCTCGGGCCCGGCAGTCCACCGTGTGAGAGTCCGCGCACACACAGCCTACGGGGCACGCGTGGCCCCGAGGTGCCGAGAGGAGGCAGGAAAGGAGGCAGAGGGCGGCTGCGGGCAGCAGGGACGCGGGGGAGCCCGGTGGCGGCGGCCCCATCCTGGCCCAGGG
Protein-coding regions in this window:
- the LRRC38 gene encoding leucine-rich repeat-containing protein 38 produces the protein MGPPPPGSPASLLPAAALCLLSCLLSAPRGHACPVGCVCADSHTVDCRARGLPSVPSAFPLDVRKLLVADNHIEAIPADFFIFYGDLVYLDFRNNSLSSLQEGAFSGSAKLIFLDLSYNNLTELGAGTFRSAAKLLKLSLANNRLAGVDEAAFESLESLQVLELNDNDLRSLNVAALAALPSLRTLRLDGNPWLCDCEFAQLFSWLQDNASKLPKGLNEIQCSLPMENRRIFLHELSEASFSECKFSLSLTDLFIIIFSGVAVSIAAIISSFFLATVVQCFQRCAPNKDTDDEDEEEDD